Proteins co-encoded in one Brassica oleracea var. oleracea cultivar TO1000 chromosome C4, BOL, whole genome shotgun sequence genomic window:
- the LOC106338721 gene encoding glutathione S-transferase T3-like, with protein MEPFSFNSPGFVNLLASQSSPPIDVDSAEAAGNSPGLVKPLERRKWGPKEDLVLISAWLNTSTDPIVSNEQKAWAFWKRKEEYFNSSPQLIGSVPREWGQCKQRWGRVNEQVCKFVGCHEATLKEQASGQNENDVMKAAHGIFLNDYHVKFTLEHCWRELRFDQKWRSHSLSKDGAKEKREEAGPEVVADDEEVRPPGVKVLKQSYLLNVKNPPGKMSNGLLEYCNRVENERHGYTQIDTSEFESGESSRSSKVKRRTSIHVGNMLGIRNEVRDSEKHDRLKADLMENVLQKFGNVDE; from the exons ATGGAACCTTTCTCCTTTAACTCTCCCGGGTTTGTTAACCTATTAGCTTCACAGAGTAGTCCACCAATAGACGTTGACTCTGCTGAGGCAGCTGGTAACTCGCCCGGGTTAGTTAAACCATTGGAAAGGAGAAAGTGGGGACCCAAAGAAGACCTTGTGCTCATCAGCGCTTGGTTGAACACGAGCACGGATCCCATAGTCAGTAATGAGCAGAAGGCATGGGCGTTTTGGAAGAGAAAAGAGGAGTATTTCAACTCAAGCCCTCAGCTCATTGGCTCCGTTCCTAGAGAATGGGGTCAATGTAAGCAGAGGTGGGGAAGGGTGAATGAGCAGGTGTGCAAGTTTGTGGGTTGCCATGAAGCCACTTTGAAGGAGCAAGCGAGTGGCCAAAATGAGAATGATGTCATGAAAGCTGCACATGGCATCTTCTTAAATGACTATCATGTCAAGTTCACACTTGAACATTGCTGGAGGGAGCTGAGGTTTGATCAGAAATGGAGATCACACTCGTTGTCGAAAGATGGTGCAAAGGAGAAGAGGGAGGAAGCAGGTCCGGAGGTGGTGGCTGACGATGAAGAGGTTAGGCCTCCTGGTGTTAAG GTCCTAAAGCAGAGCTATTTGCTGAACGTCAAGAATCCACCAGGAAAGATGTCGAATGGCCTTTTGGAGTATTGCAATCGAG TAGAGAACGAACGACACGGATACACTCAAATTGATACATCTGAGTTCGAGTCAGGAGAGTCAAGCAGAAGTTCCAAGGTGAAAAGGAGAACAAGTATTCATGTCGGTAATATGTTAGGCATTCGCAATGAAGTTCGAGATTCAGAGAAACATGATCGTTTGAAAGCTGATTTAATGGAAAATGTATTGCAAAAGTTTGGTAATGTAGATGAATAA